From Thermoflavifilum aggregans, a single genomic window includes:
- a CDS encoding N-acetylmuramoyl-L-alanine amidase: protein MPGFKMIGFGIVLWMSWCMWMFPSRCFAQADTDRKFIVVLDAGHGGSDVGARGSFSLEKNVALAITLKLGQLLEQTQPDVKVVYTRTTDTYPALYERADLANKVHADLFISIHCNSMPYHRVLVGHRYVKRNGKRVRVPIYKMVRSDTETGTETYVLGLHRMGQKTQAIESEMEADSNDVEARENAYIVHEKNYQQNYGGFDPSKPETYILLALHSSAYLSQSIAFADSVEQEFKRVGRPSRGVKQKGLAVLAGTAMPAVLVETGFINNPREEKYLNSPEGQLEIAQCIARAIEKYKQAVWKYRSLVNTVHESFATDAPATPVYRIQLLVSSHYYQPDDRIFQHLGMPVDIEDTTINQQKAYRYLTGRFLQRDSAEQKLDFVRQIGFKDAFIVVYQQGSRVNP from the coding sequence ATGCCGGGTTTTAAAATGATAGGTTTCGGAATTGTGTTATGGATGAGCTGGTGCATGTGGATGTTTCCTTCCCGCTGTTTTGCCCAGGCTGATACTGACCGGAAATTTATTGTCGTACTCGATGCTGGTCACGGCGGAAGCGACGTGGGTGCACGGGGTAGTTTTTCACTCGAGAAAAACGTGGCGCTGGCGATTACATTAAAATTGGGACAACTGCTGGAACAAACCCAGCCCGATGTAAAAGTGGTTTATACCCGAACCACAGATACGTATCCTGCTCTTTACGAAAGAGCAGATCTGGCCAACAAAGTACATGCAGATTTGTTTATTTCCATCCACTGCAACTCCATGCCTTATCATCGCGTACTTGTGGGGCACCGATATGTGAAGCGCAACGGCAAACGTGTGCGTGTGCCTATTTACAAAATGGTCCGTTCAGATACGGAAACAGGCACAGAAACTTATGTGCTGGGCCTGCATCGCATGGGACAAAAAACACAGGCCATTGAAAGTGAGATGGAAGCTGACAGCAATGACGTGGAAGCACGGGAAAATGCTTATATCGTGCATGAAAAGAACTACCAGCAAAATTATGGCGGCTTTGATCCCAGCAAACCGGAAACCTATATTCTGCTGGCATTGCATTCCTCAGCCTATTTATCGCAAAGCATTGCTTTTGCCGATAGTGTGGAACAGGAATTCAAACGGGTGGGACGTCCCAGCCGAGGTGTTAAGCAAAAGGGTCTGGCTGTGCTGGCCGGTACGGCCATGCCTGCCGTACTGGTTGAAACAGGGTTTATCAACAACCCGCGGGAAGAAAAATATCTGAATTCGCCGGAAGGTCAGCTGGAAATAGCCCAATGTATTGCGCGGGCTATCGAAAAATACAAGCAGGCAGTATGGAAATATCGTTCACTTGTGAATACGGTGCATGAATCATTTGCAACAGATGCTCCGGCCACGCCTGTATATCGCATCCAGCTGCTGGTGAGCAGCCATTATTACCAGCCGGATGATCGCATTTTTCAGCATCTGGGTATGCCCGTTGACATAGAAGACACAACCATCAATCAACAAAAAGCATATCGTTACCTCACGGGTCGTTTTCTGCAACGCGACTCAGCAGAACAAAAGCTTGACTTTGTCCGTCAGATTGGTTTCAAAGATGCTTTTATCGTTGTTTATCAACAGGGCAGTCGTGTAAATCCGTAA
- a CDS encoding amino acid permease, translated as MSRLSIYFRRKPVDIILQEAQSETTKEQGHLKRELNVRDLTAMGIAAVIGAGIFSTIGEAAYHGGPGISLLFVLTAITCGFSAMCYAEFASRIPVSGSAYTYAYASFGELIAWIIGWDLLMEYAIGNIAVSISWSGYFTNLLAGFHIQLPDYFTMDFLSAYRGYHEALHELSAGASLQSLPLQLQQAYHAWMDAPAIGPLKLIADIPALAIVVFITYLVYIGIKETKLATNLMVALKLAVILGVIVLGFFYVQPANWSPFLPHGLGGVMKGVSAVFFAYIGFDAISTTAEECRNPQRDLPRGMILALLICTILYILVSLVLTGMVPFQELNVNDPLAFVFQRIGLKHISYIISISAVIATASVLLVFQMGQPRIWMSMSRDGLLPPAFARIHPRFGTPSFSTIVTGIVVAVPALFMNLQEVTDLTSIGTLFAFVLVCGGILLLPKPSIQENNSSAASAKGFKVPYINGKYIVPVLFLTGVVIFRNALIGLCKFDDLHPMSIGERLPYMLFVLVACIIAVFTYLKNWSLIPVLGFSSCLYLMTELGYTNWLRFLIWLVIGLVVYFTYSHKHSKLHRENPAVVHDHASSD; from the coding sequence ATGAGTCGATTAAGCATCTATTTCAGGAGAAAGCCGGTTGATATCATTTTACAGGAGGCACAATCAGAAACCACAAAAGAACAGGGTCACCTGAAACGAGAGCTGAATGTAAGGGATCTGACAGCCATGGGTATTGCAGCTGTGATAGGTGCAGGTATTTTCTCCACCATTGGTGAAGCCGCCTATCATGGAGGGCCAGGCATTTCCCTGCTGTTTGTGCTCACAGCCATTACCTGTGGATTTTCGGCCATGTGTTACGCTGAGTTTGCTTCCCGCATTCCAGTTTCTGGCAGTGCTTACACGTATGCCTATGCTTCCTTTGGTGAACTGATAGCCTGGATTATCGGCTGGGATTTATTGATGGAATATGCCATTGGCAATATTGCTGTATCTATTTCATGGAGCGGATATTTTACCAATCTGCTGGCAGGTTTTCATATACAACTGCCGGATTATTTCACCATGGATTTTTTATCAGCCTATCGCGGATATCACGAAGCATTGCATGAACTTTCCGCAGGCGCATCATTGCAAAGCCTGCCTCTACAGCTGCAACAGGCTTATCATGCCTGGATGGATGCCCCAGCCATCGGCCCTCTGAAATTAATAGCAGATATACCGGCGCTGGCTATTGTGGTGTTTATCACCTATCTGGTGTACATTGGCATTAAGGAAACCAAGCTGGCTACCAATCTGATGGTAGCATTGAAACTAGCTGTGATCCTGGGTGTCATTGTGCTGGGATTTTTTTATGTACAGCCCGCCAATTGGTCGCCTTTTTTGCCACACGGGTTGGGCGGAGTCATGAAGGGCGTGTCTGCCGTGTTTTTTGCCTACATTGGTTTTGATGCTATTTCCACCACTGCCGAAGAATGCCGCAATCCGCAGCGTGATCTGCCACGTGGTATGATCCTAGCTTTGCTGATCTGCACTATTTTATACATTCTTGTTTCCCTCGTATTAACTGGCATGGTTCCTTTTCAGGAATTGAATGTAAACGATCCGTTGGCTTTTGTGTTCCAACGTATCGGATTAAAACATATCAGCTATATCATATCCATCAGTGCTGTGATTGCCACAGCCAGTGTGCTGCTTGTATTTCAGATGGGACAGCCCCGTATATGGATGAGCATGAGCCGGGATGGCCTGTTGCCGCCGGCATTTGCACGTATTCATCCCAGATTTGGTACACCTTCCTTTTCCACTATCGTAACGGGTATTGTAGTTGCAGTGCCTGCTTTGTTTATGAATCTTCAGGAAGTTACAGATCTTACCAGCATCGGAACCTTATTTGCTTTTGTGCTGGTATGTGGCGGTATTTTGCTTTTACCTAAACCATCGATACAGGAAAATAATTCTTCCGCAGCATCTGCCAAAGGTTTCAAAGTGCCTTATATCAATGGAAAATATATTGTTCCTGTTTTGTTTCTCACCGGAGTTGTAATTTTTAGAAACGCATTGATTGGTTTATGCAAATTTGACGATTTGCATCCGATGAGTATCGGAGAACGCTTACCTTATATGTTGTTTGTGTTGGTTGCCTGTATTATCGCAGTTTTTACCTATCTGAAAAACTGGTCATTGATTCCGGTACTTGGTTTCAGCAGTTGTTTATACCTGATGACAGAGCTGGGATATACCAATTGGCTAAGATTTCTTATCTGGCTGGTGATCGGTCTGGTAGTATATTTCACCTACAGCCACAAACACAGCAAACTACATCGGGAGAATCCTGCCGTTGTGCACGATCATGCTTCATCAGATTAA
- a CDS encoding QcrA and Rieske domain-containing protein, with product MERRIFLQMLGFTAAAACAGCLASCSKSGNGISVSGNSNPSAVSVNLNTQLLNVGDYLVSNGIIIARLSSGNTPSDFTALSAFCTHQGTIVSYVASQNLFYCPTHGSEFSTSGTVLRGPAVTPLKQYTIQISNNILTVS from the coding sequence ATGGAAAGAAGAATATTTTTGCAAATGCTTGGGTTTACGGCTGCAGCTGCATGTGCTGGTTGCCTGGCTTCCTGTTCAAAATCAGGAAATGGAATTTCAGTTTCGGGAAATTCCAATCCTTCAGCTGTTTCTGTTAATTTAAATACCCAGTTGCTGAATGTAGGAGATTATCTCGTGAGCAATGGTATCATCATAGCAAGGCTATCATCGGGCAATACGCCATCTGATTTTACGGCACTTTCAGCCTTTTGTACCCATCAGGGTACGATAGTGAGTTATGTGGCGAGCCAGAATTTATTCTATTGTCCAACACATGGAAGCGAATTTTCTACAAGCGGAACTGTATTGAGAGGCCCGGCGGTAACACCTTTAAAACAATATACCATACAGATCAGCAATAACATACTCACGGTGAGTTAA
- a CDS encoding ABC transporter substrate-binding protein, with protein sequence MVQIPFPPTRIISLVPSQTEWLYDLGLEEEVIGITRFCVHPREWFHTKTRVGGTKQLHLEKIRQLQPDLILANKEENEKIQLEELMQEFPVWISDIYTLTDALDMMQMVGRMTNRESKAIEIIHQITIAFDRLQEYITSLKADYSPRVAYFIWYNPWMVAAGGTFIDDMLQRCRLQNAFAHLTRYPQVTESDIQQADPDIILLSSEPFPFKPKHQQLLQTILPYAKYYFVDGEMFAWYGSRLLLAADYFRKLTEKIFCKSNL encoded by the coding sequence ATGGTTCAGATACCATTCCCACCCACACGTATTATATCGTTGGTGCCGTCCCAAACGGAATGGTTATATGATCTGGGATTGGAAGAAGAGGTGATCGGAATTACCAGATTTTGCGTACATCCGCGAGAATGGTTTCACACAAAAACACGGGTGGGTGGTACCAAACAACTCCACCTGGAAAAAATCCGCCAGCTGCAGCCAGATCTTATACTGGCCAATAAAGAAGAAAACGAAAAAATACAGTTGGAAGAACTGATGCAGGAATTTCCTGTTTGGATCAGCGATATATATACCCTGACAGATGCACTGGATATGATGCAGATGGTAGGCAGGATGACGAACCGAGAATCAAAAGCTATTGAAATCATTCATCAGATAACAATTGCATTTGATCGTCTGCAGGAATACATTACATCTCTGAAAGCTGATTATAGCCCAAGAGTAGCTTATTTTATCTGGTATAATCCCTGGATGGTAGCAGCCGGTGGTACTTTCATTGATGACATGTTACAACGATGCAGACTTCAGAATGCATTTGCACATCTTACCCGATATCCACAGGTAACTGAATCGGATATTCAGCAAGCTGATCCTGATATCATTTTGTTGTCATCAGAACCTTTCCCTTTCAAACCCAAACATCAGCAACTACTGCAAACCATTTTGCCATATGCAAAATATTATTTTGTAGATGGAGAAATGTTTGCCTGGTATGGCAGCAGGCTGCTGCTTGCGGCTGATTATTTCCGGAAACTGACTGAAAAAATTTTCTGCAAAAGCAACCTGTAA
- a CDS encoding putative LPS assembly protein LptD has product MALFSKNNGKSSVIALLLCLLSSHLLSAQQTPSRTLPASANAGKDTLLPAIRPLQTGSVSDTLKLDTSLIRFSKDALDAPVQYQAHDSIVMDMQSQKIYLYDQAKTTYKNYELKADRINLDQHTSVVTAYYVLDSLGLPHEAPVFKDGQQTFLSDTIKYDFKTKKGIIFNTTTQQGEGFLHSEKSKIVNNNTVFGANGWYTTCDLDTPHFAIHIGQAKVIANKLIVARNAELEFEGVPTPLYLPFFIFPLSTGQRTGLLPPAYTVTQQKGIGLTGLGYYLGLGPYFDMTIRGDVYSYGSWDITINPTYRKRYRYSGSMNLSIADTRFGDPKTPDFQHSRDFRIMWSHSIDPKAHPGINFSASVNAGTSTYNLYNVTDPQIRLNNTLNSSIAFSKTWQGSPFNLTLSASHSQNTSTRQVNIAFPQLTFTMNTIYPFQSRNFSGIPKWYQKIGVGYNMQASNSVSFIDTEFLKPSFFKKFQSGIQHSIPISLSLPAFKYFTFSPSIGLSQTFYTRKMFLHFDPKLNKLDSTYQYGFFPTTQLTTGASFSTRLYGLVQFKHGKIKAIRHVLTPTIGVSYQPDLGSKYYYMVQVDTNGYKQQVSVFDGSIYGPPAYGRFGGLNFGINNNLEMKVFSKKDTVNHEKKIQLLNTFSINSAYNFYADSLKLSPFSLSASTTLFDKINLSASGIIDPYVQDSTGRDINRYVWQTGRYSPGKLRSGNIALSTSFRSQSNEKKSQTQQAQESATPEVTTLQQEQEMLARPRNFADMVDFSIPWSLNLSYSLSFNRTRTPDYKRDTTIFNQSLIFSGDFNLTPKWKVSISSGFDFRLKQLTYTTINLTRDLHCWRMNISIIPYGFYKSFSITINPVAGVLHDLKFNRTRQFYDLFQ; this is encoded by the coding sequence ATGGCCTTATTCAGCAAAAATAACGGAAAATCATCAGTTATTGCACTGCTGCTGTGTTTGCTGAGTAGCCATCTGCTGTCTGCACAACAAACCCCAAGCCGCACCCTGCCTGCATCTGCTAACGCAGGCAAGGATACTTTATTGCCTGCCATCAGGCCTCTGCAAACGGGTTCCGTATCCGATACCCTGAAGCTCGATACTTCCCTTATTCGCTTCTCCAAAGATGCACTGGATGCACCGGTACAATATCAGGCGCATGATTCGATAGTGATGGATATGCAATCACAAAAAATTTATCTCTATGATCAGGCTAAAACAACTTATAAAAATTATGAGCTGAAAGCCGACCGGATCAATCTGGATCAGCATACTTCCGTTGTTACGGCTTATTATGTTCTTGACAGCCTGGGATTACCGCATGAAGCTCCCGTATTCAAAGATGGACAACAAACTTTTTTATCGGACACCATTAAGTATGATTTCAAAACTAAAAAAGGCATTATTTTCAATACCACCACGCAACAGGGAGAAGGTTTTCTGCATAGTGAAAAATCAAAGATTGTAAACAACAATACGGTGTTTGGTGCCAATGGCTGGTATACCACCTGTGATTTGGATACACCTCATTTTGCCATTCATATTGGACAGGCCAAGGTGATTGCCAATAAACTTATCGTAGCCCGCAATGCAGAACTGGAATTTGAAGGCGTGCCTACACCGTTGTATTTGCCGTTTTTCATTTTTCCACTTTCCACTGGCCAACGCACCGGCTTGCTGCCACCAGCATATACCGTCACCCAGCAAAAAGGCATTGGCCTTACAGGATTGGGTTATTACCTGGGACTGGGGCCTTATTTTGACATGACGATCCGAGGCGACGTGTATTCGTACGGAAGCTGGGATATTACCATCAATCCTACCTACCGCAAGCGTTACCGGTACAGCGGAAGCATGAACCTGAGTATTGCCGATACACGTTTTGGTGATCCAAAAACACCGGATTTCCAGCATTCCAGGGATTTCCGAATCATGTGGTCGCATAGCATAGATCCCAAAGCACATCCCGGAATTAACTTTTCGGCGAGCGTGAATGCAGGTACTTCAACCTATAACCTGTATAACGTAACAGATCCCCAAATCAGGTTAAACAATACATTGAACTCATCCATTGCATTTTCCAAAACCTGGCAGGGTTCACCCTTCAACCTCACGTTGAGTGCCAGCCACAGCCAGAATACTTCAACCCGTCAGGTAAACATTGCTTTTCCGCAGTTGACGTTTACCATGAACACTATTTATCCGTTTCAATCCCGCAATTTTTCAGGTATTCCCAAATGGTATCAAAAAATTGGTGTCGGATACAACATGCAAGCATCCAACAGCGTAAGTTTTATTGACACAGAATTTCTGAAACCCAGCTTTTTCAAAAAATTTCAAAGCGGTATTCAACATAGTATTCCCATCAGCCTGTCATTGCCGGCTTTTAAATATTTCACATTTTCACCCAGCATTGGCCTGAGCCAAACGTTTTATACCCGCAAAATGTTTTTGCATTTTGATCCGAAATTAAACAAGCTCGACAGTACTTATCAATACGGCTTTTTCCCAACCACCCAGCTTACAACCGGTGCTTCATTCAGCACACGATTATATGGTCTGGTTCAGTTCAAACATGGAAAAATCAAAGCTATCCGACACGTACTTACTCCTACCATAGGCGTGTCATATCAGCCTGATCTGGGCAGCAAATATTATTACATGGTGCAGGTTGATACCAACGGATACAAACAACAGGTCTCTGTATTTGATGGTTCGATATACGGACCTCCCGCCTATGGCCGATTTGGAGGATTGAACTTTGGAATCAATAACAATCTGGAGATGAAAGTATTTTCCAAAAAAGATACTGTAAATCATGAAAAGAAAATTCAGCTTCTGAATACCTTCAGCATCAACAGTGCCTATAATTTTTATGCTGACTCCCTAAAACTAAGCCCATTCAGCCTTTCAGCCAGTACAACCCTGTTTGATAAAATCAATTTATCTGCATCTGGTATCATCGATCCTTATGTACAGGATTCTACTGGCAGAGATATTAACCGCTATGTGTGGCAAACGGGTAGGTATTCGCCCGGCAAACTCCGCAGCGGAAACATTGCCCTCAGTACATCATTCCGCTCACAATCAAATGAAAAGAAATCCCAAACACAGCAGGCGCAGGAAAGCGCCACACCAGAAGTAACTACCTTGCAGCAGGAACAGGAAATGCTTGCACGGCCCAGAAATTTTGCAGACATGGTTGATTTCAGTATCCCGTGGAGTCTGAACCTGAGTTACAGCCTGAGTTTCAACCGAACACGCACGCCCGACTACAAACGCGATACTACTATTTTCAATCAGTCGCTTATTTTCAGCGGCGATTTCAATCTCACTCCCAAATGGAAAGTAAGCATCAGCAGCGGATTTGATTTTCGCTTGAAACAACTTACCTATACCACCATCAACCTTACCCGTGATCTGCACTGCTGGCGGATGAATATCAGCATCATTCCTTATGGTTTCTACAAATCATTCAGCATCACCATCAATCCTGTCGCTGGTGTATTGCATGACCTGAAGTTTAACCGCACAAGACAGTTTTATGATTTATTCCAGTGA
- the ung gene encoding uracil-DNA glycosylase: MDVKIEPSWKAVLEEEFRQPYFAQIANHLKTEKQMGKTIYPPGRLIFNAFEQTPFDRVKVVLLGQDPYHGPGQAHGLCFSVPAGVAFPPSLVNIFRELHDDLGVPVPRSGDLSPWARQGVLLLNAILTVRAGEPASHSKIGWERFTDAVIRKISELKSGVVFLLWGRFAQSKEVLIDTSKHHVLKAAHPSPYSAERGFFGCRHFSKTNAILMQQKQSPIDWRLHE, from the coding sequence ATGGATGTGAAGATCGAACCCAGCTGGAAAGCAGTGCTGGAAGAAGAATTCCGGCAGCCTTATTTTGCACAGATTGCCAACCATCTGAAAACGGAAAAGCAGATGGGTAAAACTATTTATCCGCCAGGCAGGCTTATTTTCAATGCTTTTGAACAGACCCCTTTTGATCGGGTGAAGGTGGTGTTGCTGGGGCAGGATCCCTACCATGGACCGGGACAGGCACATGGCTTATGCTTTTCCGTACCCGCAGGAGTAGCTTTTCCGCCTTCGCTGGTGAATATTTTTCGGGAACTACATGATGATTTAGGTGTGCCTGTACCCAGAAGCGGCGACCTCAGCCCATGGGCCAGGCAGGGAGTATTGTTGCTCAATGCTATCCTTACCGTGCGCGCAGGAGAGCCGGCTTCGCACAGCAAAATAGGTTGGGAACGCTTTACGGATGCCGTGATCCGCAAAATATCCGAACTGAAATCGGGCGTTGTATTTCTGCTCTGGGGGCGTTTCGCACAAAGCAAAGAAGTGTTGATTGATACCAGTAAGCATCACGTGCTCAAGGCAGCCCATCCGTCACCTTATTCTGCAGAGCGGGGTTTTTTCGGTTGCCGGCATTTTTCAAAAACGAATGCTATTTTGATGCAGCAAAAACAATCGCCTATTGACTGGCGATTGCATGAATGA
- a CDS encoding lysophospholipid acyltransferase family protein, whose translation MIERRTIPYWQRILFGVFAVYVALLFLVTMLLTALYVAICDLCFREPRRTAMVLKGYRVWMGVFLPLTGCRIRIRGKERLKGRGPFVVVANHRSFVDILVMTPFVPGVNKTLAKKELASIPVFNLIYRAGSVLVDRKNPASRVKSYEAMKEVLQQGMHMIIYPEGTRNTTAEPLRPFQDGAFALAIETQRPIVPAVLFHTEKILPPGAGLYFRPHRIELHFLPPVSVEGYDRNQVQELKQQVFSLMKQYYVQCLQQPHWNKS comes from the coding sequence ATGATTGAACGTCGTACAATTCCATACTGGCAAAGAATATTATTTGGTGTATTTGCTGTATATGTGGCATTGCTTTTTCTTGTTACCATGCTGCTGACGGCTTTGTATGTAGCCATTTGTGATTTGTGTTTCCGGGAGCCGCGTCGCACAGCTATGGTGCTGAAGGGGTATCGGGTGTGGATGGGTGTTTTTTTGCCGCTGACCGGATGCAGGATCCGTATTCGCGGCAAGGAAAGACTGAAGGGCCGCGGGCCTTTTGTGGTGGTAGCCAACCATCGTTCCTTTGTGGATATTCTGGTGATGACACCTTTTGTACCAGGAGTAAACAAAACATTAGCCAAAAAAGAACTCGCATCCATACCTGTTTTCAATTTGATCTATCGTGCAGGATCTGTGTTGGTAGATCGGAAAAACCCTGCCAGCCGTGTAAAAAGCTATGAAGCCATGAAAGAAGTATTGCAGCAGGGTATGCACATGATCATTTATCCTGAAGGCACACGCAATACTACTGCTGAACCTTTGCGACCTTTTCAGGATGGTGCCTTTGCCCTGGCCATTGAAACCCAACGGCCCATCGTACCCGCCGTGTTGTTTCATACCGAAAAAATTCTTCCGCCCGGCGCTGGCCTGTATTTCCGGCCGCATCGGATAGAACTGCATTTTTTGCCACCCGTATCTGTAGAGGGCTACGACCGCAATCAGGTACAGGAGTTGAAGCAGCAGGTATTTTCGCTCATGAAGCAATATTATGTGCAATGCCTTCAACAACCTCACTGGAATAAATCATAA
- a CDS encoding LTA synthase family protein, translating to MGQIIRWLVKLFLFWLLVFAGNRILFFVVNHVQVADFSFRELLLSFRYALPLDISTACYSMVIPFLLMLGGYMTGKHVFEQISLFVVLFFLFIHGSIAYGEAAVYTEWQSKLNYEALAHFRHPSEVFHTASWQLTLLFFGCTILLDALYAWVYVRWVHIRSLHISGSTAHRVGIGLLSLVSMGFLFFTGIRGGWKRFPISESISYFSTHSILNDAAVNPTWNLIRNLLSHYNHERYNPYNYFSDAEAHQIVDSLYTVPKDTFQTILTTSRPNIIFIILESFTADGVNPVITPVLDSLIHQGIYFDSLYASGHVSDQGIPAILSAFPATSGVSVCDDPQMTVHLPAINEDLQRVGYHSGFLYGGQLDFGNLRAYAFNKHFDWVRDGHDLPGSLPRGALGIPDGITWKILLHQLQQTDTPFFYCWYTLSSHIPYDIPAPDTLQVSPYQIPFINSMHYTDAAIGALLHAAQHEPWFKNTLWVLVADHSHESQFPRALEEKLRHRIPLILAGEVISRQWRGVVMHRISSQLDIAATLLAQLHLPAQKRYPWSRNLFNPYTPDFADYNFFTGTGFVTPQGYVALLNNNHRYVMAEISDSSLIPAYIRLSHAIQQVAYDDFLKLKP from the coding sequence ATGGGACAGATTATACGCTGGCTGGTGAAATTATTTTTGTTCTGGCTGCTGGTATTTGCCGGTAACCGGATTCTGTTTTTCGTTGTGAATCATGTACAGGTGGCTGATTTTTCTTTCCGGGAATTACTATTGTCATTCCGTTACGCATTGCCGCTTGATATTTCCACCGCTTGCTATTCGATGGTTATCCCGTTTCTGCTGATGCTTGGCGGATATATGACGGGTAAACATGTATTTGAACAGATTTCTCTTTTTGTTGTTTTATTTTTTCTGTTTATACACGGAAGCATTGCTTATGGTGAGGCTGCGGTATATACAGAATGGCAGTCGAAATTAAATTATGAAGCGCTTGCTCATTTTAGGCATCCTTCGGAAGTGTTTCATACTGCCTCGTGGCAGCTCACGCTTTTGTTTTTCGGATGTACTATTTTGTTGGATGCGTTATATGCATGGGTATACGTTCGTTGGGTACATATCCGCTCATTGCATATATCCGGCAGCACTGCACACAGGGTAGGTATAGGTTTGCTATCTTTGGTCAGCATGGGCTTTCTGTTTTTTACAGGCATTCGCGGAGGCTGGAAGCGTTTTCCCATCAGTGAAAGCATTAGTTATTTTTCTACACACAGCATTCTGAATGATGCTGCTGTAAATCCCACCTGGAATCTGATCAGAAACCTGCTGAGCCATTACAACCATGAACGTTACAATCCCTACAATTACTTTTCTGATGCTGAAGCGCATCAAATTGTGGATAGTTTGTACACTGTTCCGAAAGATACTTTCCAAACCATCCTCACCACTTCCCGGCCAAATATTATATTCATTATCCTAGAAAGCTTTACGGCCGACGGGGTGAATCCTGTGATCACACCTGTATTGGACAGCCTCATTCACCAGGGGATTTATTTCGATAGTTTATATGCCAGCGGACATGTATCAGACCAGGGAATACCCGCCATCCTGAGTGCATTTCCGGCCACAAGTGGTGTATCGGTATGCGATGATCCGCAGATGACGGTGCATTTGCCGGCTATCAATGAAGATTTGCAGCGTGTGGGCTATCATAGTGGGTTTTTATATGGCGGGCAGCTTGATTTTGGGAATTTGAGAGCCTATGCCTTTAACAAACATTTTGATTGGGTACGGGATGGACATGACCTGCCAGGAAGCCTGCCCAGAGGTGCGTTGGGCATTCCCGATGGCATAACCTGGAAAATTTTGCTGCATCAACTGCAACAAACAGATACTCCGTTTTTTTACTGCTGGTATACATTGAGTTCACATATTCCTTATGATATTCCTGCACCGGATACCCTGCAGGTATCGCCCTATCAGATTCCGTTTATCAATTCCATGCATTATACAGATGCTGCCATTGGTGCCTTGCTGCATGCAGCACAGCATGAACCATGGTTTAAAAATACCTTATGGGTGCTGGTGGCCGATCATAGCCATGAATCACAGTTTCCGAGGGCGCTGGAAGAAAAGCTGCGGCATCGGATTCCGCTGATTCTTGCCGGCGAAGTTATCAGTCGGCAATGGCGCGGTGTGGTGATGCACAGAATCAGTTCCCAGCTGGATATTGCCGCTACCCTGCTCGCTCAGCTGCATCTACCGGCTCAGAAACGTTATCCCTGGAGCAGAAATTTATTCAATCCTTATACACCTGATTTTGCCGACTACAATTTTTTCACAGGCACCGGCTTTGTAACACCTCAGGGTTATGTGGCATTGCTGAACAACAACCACCGGTATGTAATGGCTGAGATCAGCGACAGCAGCCTGATTCCGGCTTATATTCGCCTGTCCCACGCCATTCAGCAGGTTGCTTATGATGATTTTCTGAAGCTGAAACCCTGA